From Penicillium psychrofluorescens genome assembly, chromosome: 1, one genomic window encodes:
- a CDS encoding uncharacterized protein (ID:PFLUO_001836-T1.cds;~source:funannotate), which produces MWSWFGGAAAQKRKEAPKNAILMLREQLDMLQKREKYLEHQMEEQDSVARKNVNSNKNAAKAALRRKKVHEKNLEQTTAQIMQLEQQIYSIEAANINHETFKAMQEAGKAMTQIHNGMTIEVVDKTMEDLQEQHQLGQDIGEVIAHGNVGYELPDEDELEAELEGMEQEAMDERMLHTGTVPVAVSQLPSPATQEPKQQSKPEEDDEEAELAKLRAEMEITS; this is translated from the exons ATGTGGTCCTGGTTCGGCGGCGCAGCCGCACAGAAGCGCAAGGAAGCGCCCAAGAATGCCATCCTCATGCTCCGCGAGCAGCTGGACATGCTGCAGAAGCGAGAAAAGTACCTGGAGCACcagatggaggagcaggatAGCGTGGCGCGCAAGAATGTCAACTCAAATAAAAACG CTGCCAAGGCCGCCCTCCGACGGAAAAAGGTCCACGAAAAGAACCTCGAACAGACAACTGCGCAGATCATGCAGCTCGAGCAGCAGATATATTCGATCGAGGCGGCAAATATCAACCACGAGACCTTCAAGGCCATGCAGGAGGCCGGCAAGGCAATGACGCAGATCCACAACGGAATGACCATCGAGGTCGTCGACAAGACGAT GGAGGACCTCCAGGAACAGCACCAACTCGGCCAAGACATCGGCGAGGTCATCGCCCACGGCAACGTCGGCTACGAGCTgcccgacgaggacgagctggaggctGAGTTGGAGGGCATGGAGCAGGAGGCCATGGATGAGCGGATGCTGCATACGGGGACTGTGCCTGTGGCGGTTTCTCAATTACCATCCCCTGCGACGCAGGAGC CCAAGCAACAGAGCAAGCcggaggaagacgacgaggaggccgagctggccaagTTGCGTGCTGAGATGGAGATCACATCGTGA
- a CDS encoding uncharacterized protein (ID:PFLUO_001837-T1.cds;~source:funannotate) yields the protein MSSSSRKCQDGDLASKLHGRLAEDEFGKKPAGKARGAPEKKAKSGKENVENDPRYVYIKAEGAFDKSPYLRFGRFMLRENCQCSECNHPDTAQRISDTFSIPVHVKEEDIVHKPEGIEVSWSDGHKGVYSYDWLKTHQNDVGRPSRTPNRGRMPRMPRSCVPCWPHESKRPTVSYEQVMAEDKYLLDWLEKIYWRGFCFIEGVPVTPEATKGLIERIAFIRHTHYGGFWDFTADLTFKDTAYTNEFLGAHTDNTYFTDPARLQLFHLLSHTDGSGGENLLIDGFAAAKTLWQENKSHYQALQDTYHPWHASGNDDICIQPAQSAAVFHVNNDLSNVDQIRWNNYDRAAKRNWNVEDQARWYEAAKHFNAILNRKNRQFWTPLEPGTALIFDNWRMLHGRSQYTGKRRMCGGYVNSDDFLSRLRVLKYGRKKVMDNIGNYYKGSPDNPNLFI from the exons ATGAGCTCTTCTTCTAGGAAGTGCCAGGATGGAGACCTAGCATCCAAACTCCATGGCAGGCTCGCGGAAGATGAATTCGGGAAGAAGCCTGCTGGGAAAGCGCGCGGAGCccccgagaagaaggcaaagtCTGGAAAGGAGAATGTTGAAAATGACCCGAGATATGTATATATCAAAGCTGAAGGTGCCTTTGACAAGTCGCCTTATCTGCGATT TGGACGTTTCATGCTCAG GGAAAACTGTCAATGCTCCGAATGTAATCATCCAGACACGGCCCAGCGGATTAGCGATACTTTCTCG ATACCAGTCCatgtcaaggaagaagatattGTCCACAAGCCCGAGGGCATCGAAGTCTCAT GGTCCGATGGACACAAGGGTGTCTATTCGTATGACTGGCTCAAAACTCACCAGAACGATGTGGGCAGGCCTTCTCGCACCCCAAACCGTGGCAG AATGCCAAGAATGCCTAGATCGTGTGTTCCATGCTGGCCACATGAGAGCAAACGCCCTACCGTCTCCTATGAACAAGTCATGGCAGAAGATAAATATCTCCTGGACTGGCTAGAAAAGATT TACTGGCGAGGATTCTGCTTCATAGAGGGCGTCCCTGTCACCCCCGAGGCCACCAAGGGTCTCATTGAGAGAATCGCATTCATCAGACATACTCACTACGGCGGGTTCTGGGACTTCACGGCCGACCTCACCTTCAAGGACACCGCATACACCAATGAATTCCTCGGCGCCCACACAGACAACACCTACTTCACCGATCCTGCACGGCTCCAACTCTTTCATCTCTTGTCTCACACCGACGGATCAGGCGGTGAAAACTTGCTGATTGATGGATTCGCCGCTGCCAAGACGCTCTGGCAAGAGAACAAATCCCACTACCAGGCCCTGCAGGATACCTACCACCCATGGCATGCCAGCGGCAACGATGACATTTGCATCCAACCAGCTCAATCGGCTGCGGTTTTCCATGTCAACAATGATTTGTCGAATGTCGATCAGATCCGGTGGAATAATTATGATCGCGCTGCGAAGAGAAACTGGAATGTAGAGGATCAGGCACGGTGGTATGAGGCAGCAAAACACTTTAACGCTATCCTCAATCGGAAAAATAGGCAGTTTTGGACTCCGCTGGAGCCAGGGACTGCTTTGA TTTTTGATAACTGGCGGATGCTGCACGGTCGTTCCCAATACACCGGCAAGAGGAGAATGTGTGGTGGCTATG TCAATAGCGATGACTTCCTTTCTCGGCTTCGGGTACTGAAATATGGCCGCAAGAAGGTGATGGATAACATTGGGAACTACTACAAGGGTTCCCCCGACAACCCGAACCTTTTCATTTAG
- a CDS encoding uncharacterized protein (ID:PFLUO_001838-T1.cds;~source:funannotate): MSSPGAGFEFPSKDVSWQKRDVLLFANSVGCTADELHFLYELHPNFSVFPTYPLILPFKLTDQEVTDFYARQSATQIPGVPKLDFRRGVDGQRKLTVLKALPPTSAGRQFELRNKVVGVYDKGKPGTVVETEQSIVDKQTGEVYSKTVGSGFLVGQGGWGGPKGPSTVNFPPPPGKKADAVHVVQTNQETAHLYRLNGDYNPLHATPEPGQKMGFGGTIIHGLFSWNSSAVGLLRQLGGSDPANLREFQARFASPVRPGDTLTTEIWRMGNVEDGFEEVRFVTKNQHDKVVLSNGRALVKIVGAKSKL; the protein is encoded by the exons ATGTCGTCCCCCGGTGCCGGCTTCGAATTCCCTTCTAAGGATGTGTCCTGGCAGAAGCGCGATGTGCTGCTCTTCGCCAACAGCGTCGGCTGCACAGCGGACGAGCTGCACTTCCTCTAT GAACTGCACCCCAACTTCTCGGTGTTTCCGACTTACCCTCTCATCCTGC CCTTTAAGCTCACCGACCAAGAAGTAACCGACTTCTACGCCCGCCAATCAGCAACCCAGATCCCCGGTGTTCCCAAGCTGGACTTCCGCCGCGGAGTCGACGGCCAGCGCAAGCTGACCGTCCTGAAAGCCCTCCCGCCTACTAGCGCGGGCCGCCAGTTTGAGCTGCGCAATAAGGTCGTCGGTGTTTACGATAAGGGCAAGCCCGGGACCGTGGTGGAGACGGAGCAGTCGATTGTCGATAAGCAGACCGGCGAGGTGTACTCCAAGACGGTTGGTAGCGGGTTCTTGGTAGGACAGGGCGGTTGGGGCGGTCCGAAGG GACCGAGCACGGTGAactttcctcctcctccggggaagaaggccgatgcAGTGCATGTGGTTCAGACGAATCAGGAGACTGCGCACTTGTATCG TCTAAACGGCGACTACAACCCCCTCCACGCAACCCCGGAGCCCGGCCAGAAAATGGGCTTCGGCGGCACCATCATCCACGGTCTGTTCAGCTGGAACTCGAGTGCCGTcggtctcctccgccagctggGTGGTAGCGATCCCGCGAATCTCCGCGAATTCCAGGCGCGCTTTGCGTCGCCGGTGCGGCCTGGTGATACGCTCACGACGGAGATCTGGCGCATGGGTAATGTAGAGGATGGGTTTGAGGAGGTGCGCTTCGTTACGAAGAATCAGCATGACAAGGTCGTGCTTAGCAATGGGCGGGCTTTGGTGAAGATTGTTGGGGCGAAGAGTAAGCTGTGA
- a CDS encoding uncharacterized protein (ID:PFLUO_001839-T1.cds;~source:funannotate), with amino-acid sequence MAESGSTQEPGVITSSADRMVGMEHAEVRYFTSYDHHGIHEEMLKDDVRTRSYRDSIYQNRHIFKDKVVLDVGCGTGILSMFAAKAGAKHVIGVDMSSIIEKAREIVAVNGLADKITLLQGKMEEVHLPFPKVDIIISEWMGYFLLYESMLDTVLYARDTYLVPGGKIFPDKATMYVAGIEDGEYKDDKIGFWDNVYGFNYSPMKQIALTEPLVDTVEMKALVTDPCPVITFDLNTVTTADLAFRVPYSLTAKRSDFIHALIAWFDIEFSACHKPICFSTGPHAKYTHWKQTVFYLRDVLTIEEEESVSGYLENKPNDKNKRDLDINLSYRFETGDPNRSAEGDCFYRMC; translated from the exons ATGGCTGAGTCTGGGTCTACGCAGGAGCCTGGTGTCATCACCAGCAGTGCTGACCGCATGGTGGGCATGGAGCATGCTGAAGTGCGCTACTTTACGAG TTACGATCACCATG GTATTCACGAGGAAATGCTt AAAGATGATGTTCGCACGAGATCCTACCGCGATTCTATCTACCAGAACCGCCACATCTTCAAGGACAAGGTTGTCCTCGATGTTGGGTGTGGAACCGGCATTCTCAGCAT GTTCGCCGCCAAGGCTGGCGCAAAACATGTGATTGGTGTCGACATGTCCTCGATCATCGAGAAGGCCAGGGAGATTGTCGCCGTTAACGGTCTGGCCGACAAGATCACTCTGCTCCAGGgcaagatggaggaggtcCACCTACCTTTCCCCAAGGTGGATATCATTATCTCGGAGTGGATGGGCTACTTCCTTCTATACGAGAGCATGCTGGATACCGTTCTCTACGCCCGCGACACTTACCTCGTCCCCGGTGGCAAGATCTTCCCAGACAAGGCCACCATGTACGTGGCCGGCATTGAGGATGGCGAATACAAGGACGACAAGATTGGCT TCTGGGACAACGTCTACGGCTTCAACTACAGCCCGATGAAGCAGATCGCCTTGACCGAGCCGCTCGTCGATACCGTGGAGATGAAGGCCCTCGTCACGGACCCGTGCCCCGTCATCACCTTCGATCTGAACACGGTCACCACGGCCGACCTCGCGTTCCGCGTCCCCTACTCGCTCACCGCCAAGCGCAGCGACTTCATCCACGCCCTGATCGCCTGGTTCGACATCGAGTTCAGCGCCTGCCACAAGCCCATCTGTTTCTCGACCGGCCCGCACGCCAAGTACACCCACTGGAAGCAGACGGTGTTCTACCTGCGCGACGTGCTGACcatcgaggaggaggagtcTGTGTCGGGATACCTTGAGAACAAGCCCAATGACAAGAACAAGCGCGATCTGGACATCAACCTCTCGTACCGGTTCGAGACCGGGGACCCGAACCGCTCGGCCGAGGGCGATTGCTTCTATCGCATGTGTTAA
- a CDS encoding uncharacterized protein (ID:PFLUO_001840-T1.cds;~source:funannotate) encodes MLEPVVQYHGKWPFRRILGMQEPFSVLFSFLNFAAHWVGMSRVEEVIPRWHTLRQYYMAFGYIGLASWTFSMLFHTRDFPLTEKLDYFAAGASVLFGLYLAVIRILRLDLDSPPYRPTLRRLWTLVCVLLYTMHVCYLSFWSWDYTYNMAANVAVGIVQNVLWTGFSIFRYQKYLQSWTAWPGMIVAWIILAMSLELLDFPPWHGLIDAHSLWHLGTVVPTAWWYSFLIKDAQDDIASHRLKA; translated from the exons ATGCTGGAACCCGTCGTACAATACCACGGCAAATGGCCGTTCCGCCGGATCCTAGGCATGCAGGAGCCCTTCTCcgtgctcttctccttcctcaaTTTCGCCGCCCACTGGGTGGGCATGTCGCGCGTTGAAGAAGTGATCCCGCGCTGGCACACTCTCCGACAGTATTACATGGCCTTTGGCTACATCGGGCTGGCCAGCTGGACCTTCAGCATGCTCTTCCACACGCGCGACTTCCCCTTGACCGAGAAACTGGACTATTTTGCTGCGGGGGCCAGTGTCCTGTTCGGTCTGTATCTGGCCGTGATTCGAATCCTTCGTCTCGACTTGGACAGCCCGCCGTACCGCCCGACCCTCCGTCGGCTGTGGACGCTGGTCTGTGTGCTGCTCTACACGATGCATGTGTGCTATCTCAGCTTCTGGTCGTGGGATTACACGTACAACATGGCCGCCAATGTGGCTGTGGGGATTGTCCAGAACGTGCTGTGGACGGGGTTCAGTATTTTCCGATACCAAAAGTATCTCCAGTCCTGGACTGCCTGGCCCGGCATGATTGTGGCTTGGATCATCTTGGCTATGAGTTTGGAGCTGCTGGATTTCCCGCCCTGGCATGGACTGATTGACGCGCACAGTCTGTGGCATCTGGGCACGGTGGTGCCGACCGCATGGTGGTATTC GTTCCTGATCAAGGATGCGCAGGACGACATTGCCTCGCACCGACTGAAGGCGTAA
- a CDS encoding uncharacterized protein (ID:PFLUO_001841-T1.cds;~source:funannotate): MASPAVRQAISTAALQYAKPEGQVFEYGTAGFRMKADLLNTVVFAVGLLAGLRSKKLSGQWIGVMVTASHNPAEDNGVKLVDPMGEMLEAEWEAYATKLANAPLETIADVYDELVKEIDVKMSNPARVVFARDTRASGSRLVGVLNAALTATEVEFLDMKFMTTPQLHYVVRCKNTLGTQYEYGEPTEKGYYEKLASSYKKVMRGVKVQGSLTVDCANGVGGPKLREFIKYLDPGLDIKVVNDDVINPDSLNSECGADYVKTKQRAPPSSKAAVLDRCASLDGDADRLVYYFMDESNIFRLLDGDRIATLAASFIGDLARSAGISQKLKIGVVQTAYANGASTDYVEKVLKLPIICTNTGVKHLHHAALRFDVGVYFEANGHGTVTFSENALKVIKNTEPQSPAQQRSLECLQALTDLINQAVGDAISDMLLVEAILAHKGWSPKEWLGTYTDLPSRLVRVEVGDRSIFKAYDAERKLESPPGLQTKIESLQSRYNKGRSFARASGTEDAVRVYAEAASRSEADDLATRVANAVRDAGSVKEILQTV, from the exons ATGGCGTCTCCCGCTGTCAGGCAAGCAATCTCAACAGCGGCCCTGCAATACGCCAAGCCCGAAGGCCAGGTCTTCGAGTATGGCACCGCAGGG TTCCGCATGAAAGC CGACCTTCTCAACACCGTCGTTTTCGCAGTGGGTCTACTTGCTGGGCTTCGATCGAAGAAGCTCAGTGGACAATGGATTGGTGTGATGGTCACCGCGAGCCACAACCCCGCCGAGGATAATGGCGTCAAATTGGTCGATCCGATG GGTGAAATGCTCGAA GCCGAATGGGAAGCATATGCCACCAAGCTGGCTAATGCCCCATTGGAGACAATTGCCGATGTCTACGATGAGCTGGTCAAGGAAATCGACGTCAAGATGAGCAACCCGGCCCGTGTAGTATTCGCGCGGGATACCCGTGCCTCGGGTTCTCGTCTGGTAGGCGTGCTGAATGCCGCCCTCACCGCGACGGAGGTCGAGTTCCTCGATATGAAGTTCATGACCACTCCTCAGTTGCATTACGTTGTGCGATGCAAGAACACACTCGGGACGCAGTATGAGTACGGTGAACCGACGGAGAAGGGCTATTATGAGAAGCTTGCTTCCTCTTACAAAAAGGTCATGCGCGGCGTCAAGGTTCAGGGCAGCTTGACCGTCGACTGTGCCAACGGTGTTGGTGGGCCTAAGCTCAGGGAGTTCATCAAGTACCTGGATCCGGGACTTGATATCAAGGTGGTGAATGACGATGTCATCAATCCTGATAGCCTCAACTCCGAG TGCGGTGCCGACTACGTTAAAACAAAGCAACgtgcccctccatcctccaagGCCGCTGTGCTCGACCGATGCGCTTCGTTAGACGGTGACGCAGACCGTCTGGTCTACTACTTCATGGATGAGAGCAACATCTTCCGACTTCTGGACGGCGACCGCATCGCCACGCTTGCAGCTTCCTTCATCGGTGACCTCGCTCGGAGTGCTGGAATTTCCCAGAAACTAAAGATCGGTGTCGTGCAGACCGCATATGCCAACGGCGCGAGCACAGACTACGTTGAGAAGGTGCTGAAGCTGCCCATCATCTGCACCAACACAGGCGTGAAGCATCTCCACCACGCCGCGCTGCGCTTCGACGTCGGTGTCTACTTCGAGGCCAACGGCCATGGCACGGTGACTTTCTCCGAGAATGCGCtgaaggtcatcaagaacaCCGAGCCCCAATCCCCAGCCCAGCAGCGCTCCCTCGAGTGCCTACAGGCCCTGACCGATCTGATCAACCAGGCCGTCGGCGACGCCATCTCCGACATGCTCTTGGTGGAAGCTATTCTCGCCCACAAGGGCTGGAGCCCGAAGGAGTGGCTGGGCACGTACACCGATCTCCCATCGCGCCTCGTGCGCGTGGAGGTCGGCGACCGCTCGATCTTCAAGGCCTACGACGCCGAGCGCAAGCTCGAGTCTCCGCCGGGTCTCCAGACCAAGATCGAGTCCCTGCAGTCCCGGTATAACAAGGGCCGTAGCTTTGCTCGTGCCAGTGGTACCGAGGATGCCGTGCGTGTCTACGCCGAGGCCGCGAGTCGGTCCGAGGCCGATGACCTTGCCACGCGTGTCGCTAATGCTGTGCGCGATGCGGGAAGTGTCAAGGAAATCCTGCAGACGGTTTAG
- a CDS encoding uncharacterized protein (ID:PFLUO_001842-T1.cds;~source:funannotate), producing MPAVKKRKVAQEAPADDSDVSSNDSEGTPQAEADSEANSQVSEEATPAAADIEAAQPAAKKSFKELGIIESLCEACETMGYKAPTPIQSESIPLALQGRDLIGLAETGSGKTAAFALPILQALMEKPQPFFGLVLAPTRELAVQISQAFEALGSTIAVRTAVIVGGMDMVSQSIALGKKPHIIVATPGRLMDHLENTRGFSLRSLKYLVMDEADRLLDLDFGPLLDKILRVLPKERRTFLFSATLSSKVESLQRASLSNPLRVSVSSSKYQTVSTLKQAFLLRPHKHKDIYLVYLLNEFAGQSAIVFTRTVHETQRLAFLLRTLGFGAIPLHGQLSQSARLGALGKFRSRSRDILVATDVAARGLDIPSVDVVLNFDLPTDSKTYIHRVGRTARAGKSGVAISFVTQYDVEIWQRIEGALGKKLDEYDAAKDEVMVLAERVSDAQRYAIMEMKNYDEKRGARGRNKFGGKRSRDEMDKDEG from the exons ATGCCTGCCGTGAAAAAGCGCAAGGTCGCCCAGGAGGCACCGGCCGACGACAGTGATGTCAGCTCCAATGATTCAGAGGGAACACCTCAAGCAGAGGCAGACAGCGAAGCCAACTCCCAAGTCTCAGAAGAAGCAACCCCGGCAGCGGCGGATATCGAAGCTGCTCAGCCTGCAGCCAAAAAGTCTTTTAAAGAGCTTGGGATTATTGAATCTCTATGCGAAGCCTGCGAGACGATGG GTTACAAGGCTCCTACACCAATCCAATCCGAGTCGATCCCACTAGCACTGCAAGGCCGCGATCTAATCGGTCTGGCCGAAACAGGCAGTGGAAAGACTGCCGCATTCGCCCTGCCCATTCTACAAG CACTCATGGAGAAGCCCCAACCCTTCTTCGGCCTGGTCCTTGCTCCGACGCGAGAACTGGCGGTTCAGATCTCCCAGGCCTTCGAGGCACTCGGGTCAACTATCGCTGTACGAACGGCGGTAATTGTCGGTGGCATGGACATGGTCTCTCAGTCAATTGCTCTGGGCAAGAAACCACACATCATTGTTGCGACACCCGGTCGACTTATGGACCATCTTGAAAACACTAGAGGTTTCTCGCTGAGAAGTTTAAAGTACCTCGTTATGGA CGAAGCAGACAGGCTTTTGGACCTTGACTTCGGACCTCTTCTAGATAAGATCTTGCGCGTCCTACCCAAAGAGAGGCGGACATTCTTGTTCTCGGCGACTCTTTCCTCCAAAGTCGAGTCCTTGCAGAGAGCTTCACTGTCAAATCCCCTGCGAGTGTCGGTATCATCGAGCAAGTATCAGACTGTCTCGACTTTGAAACAGGCGTTTCTGCTCCGTCCACACAAGCACAAGGATATCTACCTTGTGTATTTGCTGAATGAATTCGCGGGACAATCAGCCATCGTTTTCACCCGGACCGTCCACGAGACACAGCGTCTAGCCTTCCTACTACGCACACTCGGCTTCGGTGCCATTCCTCTCCACGGCCAGCTCTCCCAATCTGCCCGTCTCGGCGCGCTAGGAAAATTCCGCAGCCGTAGTCGCGATATCCTCGTTGCAACCGACGTCGCAGCGCGCGGACTGGATATCCCCTCCGTCGACGTGGTGTTGAACTTCGACCTACCAACGGACAGCAAGACGTACATCCACCGGGTGGGACGGACAGCGCGTGCGGGCAAGAGTGGAGTTGCTATTTCTTTCGTGACGCAGTATGATGTGGAGATTTGGCAGAGGATTGAAGGCGCACTGGGCAAGAAATTGGACGAGTATGATGCCGCGAAGGACGAGGTGATGGTCCTGGCTGAGCGGGTGAGTGATGCGCAGAGATATGCTATTATGGAGATGAAGAATTATGATGAGAAGCGTGGGGCGAGAGGGAGGAATAAGTTTGGTGGGAAGAGGTCGAGAGATGAGATGGATAAGGATGAGGGTTGA
- a CDS encoding uncharacterized protein (ID:PFLUO_001843-T1.cds;~source:funannotate): MAKARVKKRTHVKPQNASAAAKANAAMSKTPKSMVIRVGASQVGSSVSQLVKDVRTMMEPHTAVRLKERKSNRLRDYTVMTGPLGVTHLFLFSKSRTGNTNLRLAVTPRGPTLHFQVENYSLCKDVERALKRPQSGGQDHKTPPLLVMNNFNSPDATEDSKVPKRLETLTTTIFQSLFPPINPQATPLTSIRRVMLLNREPAESEEEGSYILSLRHYAIATKKTGVSKRIRRLDPKEIRNRDKKKTAVPNLGKLEDAADYLLDPSAAGYTSASETELDTDAEVEVAESTTKRVLNKREMQRQRAGEKDSKKPASAPGVEKRAVKLVELGPRMKLRLMKVEDEVCEGKVMWHDFITKSEQEVKSLDKSWDRRRKEKEQRKKQQKENIERKKKDKAKGNGEEEEDDDVDMDDEENWLSDEFEGEEEEEEEEE, translated from the exons ATGGCTAAAGCACGAGTCAAGAAGCGCACCCATGTCAAGCCCCAAAATGCCTCGGCTGCGGCTAAGGCCAATgcggccatgtccaagaCTCCCAAGTCCATGGTCATCCGCGTTGGCGCTTCGCAGGTCGGATCCAGCGTGAgccagctggtcaaggacGTGCGCACGATGATGGAGCCTCATACCGCTGTGCGATTGAAG GAACGCAAATCTAACCGCCTGCGGGACTACACCGTCATGACCGGTCCCCTCGGTGTCACgcatctcttcctcttctccaagtccCGAACAGGCAACACGAACCTGCGGCTGGCGGTCACTCCGCGTGGGCCTACGCTGCACTTCCAGGTGGAAAACTACTCGCTCTGCAAGGATGTCGAGCGAGCGCTCAAGCGGCCCCAGAGCGGCGGACAGGACCACAAGACGCCGCCGTTGCTGGTCATGAACAACTTCAATTCGCCAGATGCCACAGAAGACTCAAAGGTCCCTAAACGACTAGAAACCCTGACGACGACGATCTTCCAATCGCTTTTCCCGCCGATCAACCCGCAAGCCACGCCTTTGACCTCGATCCGCCGAGTGATGCTGCTGAACCGCGAGCCGGCCGAGtctgaggaggagggttcGTATATTCTGAGTCTACGGCACTACGCCATCGCTACGAAGAAGACTGGTGTATCCAAACGCATTCGTCGGCTAGATCCCAAGGAGATTCGGAATCgggacaagaagaagaccgcCGTGCCGAACTTGGGGAAACTGGAAGATGCGGCGGACTATCTACTCGATCCCTCGGCCGCGGGATATACCTCTGCGAGCGAGACAGAACTCGACACAGacgccgaggtcgaggtaGCGGAGAGCACGACCAAAAGGGTGCTCAACAAGCGCGAAATGCAGCGCCAACGGGCCGGAGAGAAAGATTCCAAGAAGCCTGCGTCTGCGCCGGGGGTGGAGAAACGGGCTGTCAAGCTGGTGGAATTGGGGCCGCGCATGAAATTGCGTCTGATGaaggttgaggatgaggtcTGCGAGGGCAAGGTGATGTGGCATGATTTCATTACAAAGAGTGAACAGGAAGTGAAATCATTGGACAAGAGCTGGGATAGACGCcggaaggagaaggagcagcggaagaagcagcaaaaGGAGAATATtgagcggaagaagaaggacaaggcaAAGGGcaatggagaggaggaggaagacgatgatgtggatatggatgatgaggagaaTTGGCTCAGTGATGAGTTTGagggtgaagaagaggaagaggaagaggaagagtgA